From the genome of Salvia splendens isolate huo1 chromosome 7, SspV2, whole genome shotgun sequence:
cacattggaagttACAACCTTATTAatcaagtatttaataagaagaATTATTCcatataataattatagtggactaagatgggctaTAGAACtcacacgcgcgccgccgcgAGCCGCGTGCCTCGAGCCTGTGTCCTTGTCCTTGTCCTTGGaccttggcaattggtctttgggtggccTTTGGACTGTTCTTTGGGTCTTTGaccttggcaattggtctttggactATGcgtataaataggctagtcattccatgCATCTCCACACCAATTCACAAGCGTATTCCTTGGGCCTTGGACCTTAGCAATTAGTCTTTGGACTATGcgtataaataggctagtcattccatgCATTTCTACACCAAATCACAAGCCTTATGCATCGTAAGCTCTTTCCTCTCCTGCGTTGTTTTTATGTGTGAAGCCCAAAATCAATCTCACGACTGCATGACAGCGTACTATTGTATTGTAGTCCATATTGCAATTTTGTTGCGTTAACAAATTTGTTATATTTGAAAATTgttataaaatatacaaatacgAACGAATTCTAAATTTGCACGAAATAAAATACATCGATTCTTTTTCACTTATTTAAAATTATCCTAACATAGAACTAATGTGGCGGCCGGAATTTGCCGCCTACATAAAAAAATAGTCCAACAAACTTAATGACAACATTTTCAAAATGAAATCTGCTCTGTAATTTGCAAGGAAAcaatattattttcttcaacaaatataattttgtttatcgaataattataaataaaattatacgtAAAGATATTTATCAAAGAGCACACTATATATACAAGTTTTATATACCCAAACAAAGGAAGATCGTTCATTAAATTAAGAATATATCCCCAAACAAAGGAAAGATTgttcattaatttaattatataaataatagttaatttaattaattatagtggTACTAATTAGTTAAGAAACATAGATATATAGGATGCACACTGCAACTAACCTGAGTAATGTAGGAATTAAATGATCGCATTAAAGAAGATACACATCAATTTAAATCCTACTTACGACTCTTATTATTAGGCAGGTGATAGGAATTAATAAGAGATTAATTCTATTGGAGAAATTATTTGAGAAAAGATTGAAGAAGAGGAAAATAGCTAGCGTGGATTTGATTGAGAGAAAAAGAGAACAATCCTAGTTGTAGGAAAGCAAATAAATTCCTAACCACTAGGAAAAGTAAATCAACAcataataactaaataataaaatataaataagctAAATAATTATACGGAGAGATTATCAGCTCCCTtctggaataaaataaaataccgGGTCCTTATCAACTCCCCTATCATTGAAAaccaccttgccctcaaggtgaaagtcagaaaaataatcttccatCTCGTTGTCTTTGTTTTGATCTTCGTCTGCAAATAAAATTGTATCGTTTGGGACCTCAACGAGTGATGGAGAAATCGTCTTTGGACATGAGATCTCTTCCGCGACTTCAGTGACATAACCAATTATGCCAACAGTGATTTTTGGGCTATGAGATTTTGGAGGAAATTTGGTTTCCACCAAAACCATTAGCTCATCCAACTTTTGAGGCGATTCGTCATCAATTTTTACCATCTCTTCGATGATGGGATCAAacttgacatttgttgttgacTCATCGTTGTTTTTTGCAACAGTCTCGACGATAGAATCAGATGTGGCCTCCTTTTTAGCCATGGCTTCTTTTTTTGCTAAATATGCAACTGCCTCCATTATTTTGTTGAGAAGTTTATTCGTCTCGGCGAAGTAAATGACATTCTCATCAAAGTTACGATAAAACAGCATCCAGAAATTCTAGCCATGAGCAATCGGGATTCGAGCGTCGATACTCGTGGAGCCATACGGATGCTGGATGGTCAAAAAATAACCTCACAAAAAACAGACGGTCAAAGTCAGAGAACAAgtaataatcaaaatattcctGAATATCCAAAATCCATCTCACGGGGTTAACACCAGAAAACCAAGGAGGAGAGTCTGGAGGAGAGTTTGACAGCAAGACGGTCATGGTGGTAGAAAGTAAATCAATGGGAGGATCAGAACctaatgaaagcaccaatttaaTAGGAATTAATATGAGATTAATTCCTATTGGAGAAATTATTTGAGAAAATATTGAAGAAGAGGAAAATAGCTAGCGTGGATTTGATTGAGAGAAAAAGAGAACAACCCTAGTTAAAGTTCTAGGGGGCGTTTCACGCCAGAGAGAGAATgagattaatattttaattcttcattctgcttaataataaaaaagactCCACACATTTATAATATATGGGATAAAAAAAAGTGTGTATAAATTAGGAAAGCAAATAAATTCCTAACCActaggaaaataaatcaacccataacaactaaataataaaatataaataagctAAATAACTAGCTCCCttcctaaataaaataaaatagcatGTCCCTATAAGCAGGTTAGGGATAATTGTATATTTGTATGATGACAGACTGTTTTCATGCAAGTCAACTCGATTGATTACATGTAATcaccaaaaaaaaatgtaaaactaaaatatcataaaataataaaaatatgacgCAATTATTGATGTATTCTTAATCAAACAATGGCGTAGATTTTCAGTCGGTCGTGTTTCAATATTACAACGGGCCAAAGATTTTAAAATAGCCGTGATGCGTGCTCATGTTACGTGTTCGACAAATGCACATAATAAGGACTTTCGTtctaactttttttcatttttattaatgagTTATATGCTTTAAACTTCCGTCAATACtttgattttatatatactattcCTTCCATcatatcatttcaaattcaGCATGAGATTTTGTGTAGTGCTGTTCTATGAGTTAaatagagaaaaataaagtaagaaagaggaaaaagtagagagagtgatgtttctatttttagaaatgtgtttttagagagagacattccaaaaaggaaaatggttcacttaaagtgggacggaggaaataCTATCTTTAAAGATTCGTTTGTAAACAATATTGATTAGGGCGATCAACCGCTTAGATTATGCCATGTTACagatataaaatttatttcatgcaGTAAGAGTAAAATAGGGAATAATCTTTTTGTAGATATAGAATAATCTACAATATTGTATACTCAACTGGATAATATCATACTCCAATACGGATAatgaagttgatgtgttgttctAATGTTGTGCTCCCTCtgttccattaaaaataaaatatttttctttttggattgtcctattaaaaatgaaacgtttcctaaaatagaaacaacaccatctctactttttcatcgttcttactttttttctctcctcattaactcataaaataacactacataaaatttcgtgccGAAAACAAATACTAGTGGTATTTCATTTCTAATTGGACGGATGAAGTAGTTTTCTAGCTTTTCGAATGTTCAGTGTCAAATGTCACTTTCAATAACTATGGACAATCCTTAAATGTCAAAACACTAAACTTTTATATAAATCTCTAGAGTTAAATTATTACTGTATATCAAATTTGAGGTAACGTGCGGAGTCTAACAAAATCCCAATTGTATTTGTTTGGACGAAGAACTTTGAACAAAAAAATACACTTCTTCTatcttattaaaaataaaactgtttttcttattggattgtcccattaaaaatgaaacttttcgTAAAAAggaaacaacatcatctctaCTGTTTCATCtcgcttattttattctctcctcatcaactcacaaaataacgttatataaaatctcgtgccgaaaaataaatgtttcatttctaatagaatggagggagtattttataagtagtatattatatatttataacgACCAATATAATTACCGCTCTTTATTGCGTTGTTATAATATCATATGTCAATATAGACATTTTAGTATAATAAGTCTAACTTAATTATTAAGTCAACTCATACCCAAGCCTAGCGAGAGACCTGTCCCAGGCATTTCATGAATCACATAACTATTaactaattatttaaaattaattatgaacTACACTAGTGTGTTTTATATCTATCCAAAATGGATGTATATCCGCCTGTCAAAAAGACGAGGAACCAACTGTATACATATGTATAAATACGTGTATTAAGTACACAAGATTTACATATTATTTAGAGCAAccatataaaaaaaagattagTGTATGACATAGAATACCATTGTCAAACCACCCACACATAAGTAATTTGGATTCTTCTCCAAAGAAGATAAGTATTTCCTTTGGCATCAAACCCTCATGGCCTAAATTTGCCCATTTCTCCATCAAGCCATGAAAatcatcctcttcctcctcctcctccccacTTTGATCCTCACCACCGCCCAAACCCCTCCGACCCCACCACCCCGGCCTCCGTCAACAACTTCCAGCCCAGCCTCGCCGTCGTCATCGGCATGCTCGCCGTCATGTTCTCCCTCAccttcatcctcctcctctaCGCCAAGTTCTGCCACCGCGCCGCCTCCTTCACCGCCAACAACACCCGCCACATCCACGATGGCCTCCCTCGCTCCCGCTCCCTCGTCTCGGGCGTCGACAAGACCGTCGTCGAGTCTCTCCCCTTCTTCCGCTTCTCCTCCCTCCGAGGCTCACGCGACGGCCTCGAATGCGCCGTCTGCCTCGCTCGATTCGAAGAAGTCgacatcctccgcctcctccccAAATGCAAGCACGCCTTCCACATCGACTGCATCGACAAGTGGCTTGACAAACACTCCTCCTGCCCCCTCTGCCGCAGCAAGGTCACCGCCGACGACCTCTCCCACCTCCCCCCTCTCCACCAGCCTCCGATTTTTATCcaatccgccgccgccgccggagcTAGAGCGGCAGGAATCCAGCCTAGAGCTCTACGTGGAGAGAGAGGAGAGCCGCCATGGATCCTCGAGATTCTGCATTGGCGGAAGCTTCCGgaagaaggaggaggaggaggctcCGATACCGGAGAGCATGGACTGCGAATCACCGCCGTCGCCGGCTGCGCTGCACCGGTTCAATCACAAGATCGTGGTATCGGAAGCCGTGCTCAAGAACCGGTGGAGCAATGTTAGCTCCTCCGACATCATGTTCCTCAACTCAGAGATACTGATGAACGACGTCGCGGAGGAGGAGGCGACGAGATTCTCATCAGTGGAGGAGAGGAAAACGGCGGAGGAGACGGTGATCATGAGCATAAAGGAGGAGATGGGGAAGAAGAGAGCGTTGGAGGGAAAGGTGAGAGAAATCaataaagaaatgaattttCCCGCCACGTCATCGGGTGCTAATAGGGCGAAATTAGGGTTTGAGTCTAGCTCGATCAATCCCAACGACAAGAGATCCATGTCCGAAATCGTAGTTCATCCGAGATTCCAAGATTTAGGGAATAAAGATTCGCGGGTTGAAGAAATTAATGTCAAGGACGAAAGAACGAGAAGGCTTTGGTTACCCATCGTGAGAAAAACGGTCCAGTGGTTTGCAAATAGAGAGAGAATAACTCCACAGTCTCAAGAATCAAGGTTAAATATATGATCAAATTCAATTCATCAAGAATATCTATGCTTACAAATATTTCTGGGATATGTTGGTTTAGTTTTATTGTTTCTGACGTAAATATTCGACAGATTTAATATATAAGTAGCATTTTTGTACATGGAAAAAAGTCCACATGGTGGGGTTGAGGCCCCTCAAAATATATTGATGTAGAGGAAAGGAAATGGAATTAGATTCGATACTTTGCTCTCTTTGGGGATTATTTTGAGATTCAGACCTTTTACAGTTGGATTAATCGAATCCAAGATTGATAGTATTTTTTACAGCTGTTTTCATGTTTTGATTATGTGAACAACCATGCtatagtagaatttattttaataattcagATGCAAGTCTGGCAAAaagttacattttttaaaattcagttAAGACGACATTATTGCATTAAATTAGGGGCAACTTATGCAGCAATCTTTGCCAACCTGTTTTTTTTCCTTatgtttaaattatttattactaccgTTTTAGTTAATAATTATGCTAATCAGAGACAGCAATTTTCAAGATTACTTATTCTAGGACATGTTTTTAGAGAATATCTCTTTTGGTTCTGACAAAACCGAATCCGAGTATTTGATAGTAATATTCAACTTTTACCTTTTGTTCAGTAAATTAATTAACCAAATGTAACTTGAGCACGCAGTTTTAGaactttttgaaatttaaaatatggctAAGACAAAGATGTGAGTGTAAAAGAACCATTGATTTCTCCTAAAAATAGAACCTTCAATTTTAAATCAATTGTTGCGGCAAAGAAGCTAATATATCTAATGCAGATAACTCGAATTATAGGATATCTAATTGCAGAATATGTATCACGGTGATATCATCATTAAGTATTCCCAAATATATGtatgattaatttaattggAAGAAAGTAACTTCATCTATAATCACATTTCACAAAGGTGGTACTTTGAGTGAGATAAATCGTGGTAAAATTTGTAAAAGATTAAATTAGTCATGAGTGAATGTGAGATGATTAATCATGAAATATAATCTAATTTTGACATTATGGAGGTGGGCGAAGCCACATTGTCATGAACTGAATTTTTGGAAGAAAAAAATGCAACTAAACAAAATATAAGAATCTATATAAACGA
Proteins encoded in this window:
- the LOC121740747 gene encoding LOW QUALITY PROTEIN: E3 ubiquitin-protein ligase ATL42-like (The sequence of the model RefSeq protein was modified relative to this genomic sequence to represent the inferred CDS: deleted 1 base in 1 codon); translation: MLAVMFSLTFILLLYAKFCHRAASFTANNTRHIHDGLPRSRSLVSGVDKTVVESLPFFRFSSLRGSRDGLECAVCLARFEEVDILRLLPKCKHAFHIDCIDKWLDKHSSCPLCRSKVTADDLSHLPLSTSLRFLSNPPPPPELERQESSLELYVEREESRHGSSRFCIGGSFRKKEEEEAPIPESMDCESPPSPAALHRFNHKIVVSEAVLKNRWSNVSSSDIMFLNSEILMNDVAEEEATRFSSVEERKTAEETVIMSIKEEMGKKRALEGKVREINKEMNFPATSSGANRAKLGFESSSINPNDKRSMSEIVVHPRFQDLGNKDSRVEEINVKDERTRRLWLPIVRKTVQWFANRERITPQSQESRLNI